The following proteins come from a genomic window of Trifolium pratense cultivar HEN17-A07 linkage group LG4, ARS_RC_1.1, whole genome shotgun sequence:
- the LOC123924236 gene encoding jasmonate-induced oxygenase 2-like, translated as MVNLETEPSSPFIQSQEHRPKSSIIIAEGIPLIDLTPINYKDEIITNSLSIEGLVKEIGKACKEWGFFQVINHKVPLDKRERIEECSRKFFGLSLEEKVEVRRDEVNLLGYFEAEHTKNVRDWKEIYDFNVQQPTFIPPSDDEQSFQFQWENRWPHNPPDFREACQEYADEVEKLAYKLMELIAMSLGLVPSRFRDFFIHNTSNIRLNHYPPCPYPHLALGLGRHKDTGVLTVLAQDDVGGLQVKRKSDGEWIQVKPIFNSFIINVGDMIQVWSNDAYESVEHRVMVNSEKDRFSIPFFLKPALYTDVEPLAELTNDRNPPKYSPINWGKFRTARMKSNFAKSNVDNLQIYHFKLSQ; from the exons aTGGTTAATCTAGAAACAGAGCCAAGTTCACCATTTATTCAATCCCAAGAACACAGACCAAAATCTTCAATAATCATTGCTGAAGGTATCCCTCTAATTGATCTCACTCCCATAAACTACAAAGATGAAATCATCACCAACTCACTTTCCATTGAAGGTTTAGTCAAAGAAATAGGTAAAGCATGTAAAGAGTGGGGTTTCTTTCAAGTGATTAATCATAAAGTGCCTTTGGATAAACGTGAGAGGATTGAAGAATGTTCAAGGAAGTTTTTTGGACTTAGTTTGGAGGAAAAGGTTGAGGTTAGAAGAGATGAAGTTAATTTGCTTGGGTATTTTGAAGCAGAGCATACAAAAAATGTTAGGGATTGGAAGgaaatttatgattttaatgTGCAACAACCAACTTTTATACCACCTTCTGATGATGAGCAAAGTTTTCAGTTTCAATGGGAAAATCGATGGCCTCATAATCCTCCTGATTTCAG GGAAGCATGCCAAGAATATGCAGATGAAGTGGAGAAACTAGCTTATAAATTGATGGAACTTATTGCAATGAGTTTAGGTTTAGTACCAAGTAGGTTCCGTGATTTCTTCATACATAACACAAGCAATATAAGACTAAATCATTATCCACCTTGCCCTTATCCTCATCTTGCTCTTGGTCTTGGACGTCACAAAGACACTGGTGTCTTAACTGTGCTTGCTCAAGATGATGTTGGTGGTTTACAAGTTAAGAGAAAATCAGATGGAGAATGGATTCAAGTTAAGCCTATTTTTAATTCCTTCATCATTAATGTTGGTGATATGATTCAG GTTTGGAGCAATGATGCTTATGAGAGTGTAGAGCACAGAGTTATGGTGAACTCTGAGAAGGATAGATTTTCCATTCCGTTCTTTTTGAAACCGGCACTCTACACTGATGTCGAGCCCTTGGCAGAGTTGACAAACGATAGGAATCCTCCGAAATATTCACCAATCAACTGGGGCAAGTTCCGCACTGCAAGAATGAAAAGTAATTTTGCTAAATCTAATGTTGATAACCTTCAAATTTATCATTTCAAGCTTTCCCAGTGA
- the LOC123924237 gene encoding protein DMR6-LIKE OXYGENASE 1-like, giving the protein MGEVDPAFVQEQEHRPKLSIIEAKGIPEIDLSPIFNHEVPDQSAVEALVKEIGSACKEWGFFQVTNHGVPLSLRQRLEEASRLFFAQSLEDKKKVARDEINPAGYYDTEHTKNVRDWKEVFDFLVKDPTFVPLNSDEDDDQVIQWSNPSLPYPPQFRAIVDEYLEEMEKLAFKLLELIALSLGLEANRFEEFFKLQTSFIRFNHYPPCPYPHLALGVGRHKDPGVLTILAQDDVGGLEVKRKSDQEWVLVKPTSDAYIINVGDIIQVWSNDAYESVEHRVMVNSQRERFSIPFFFFPAHDTEVKPLEELINDENPLKYRPYNWGKFLINRKSSNFQKKKAENVQIYDYKIA; this is encoded by the exons ATGGGAGAAGTAGACCCAGCTTTtgttcaagaacaagaacaCAGACCAAAACTGTCCATAATCGAAGCCAAAGGAATTCCCGAAATTGACCTCTCACCAATATTCAACCATGAAGTTCCAGATCAATCTGCTGTTGAAGCCTTAGTGAAGGAAATTGGAAGTGCATGCAAGGAATGGGGATTCTTTCAAGTTACAAACCATGGTGTTCCTTTGAGTCTTAGACAGAGACTTGAGGAAGCTTCTAGATTGTTCTTTGCTCAGAGTTTGGAGGATAAGAAGAAAGTTGCGAGAGATGAGATTAATCCAGCTGGTTATTATGATACAGAGCATACCAAGAATGTTAGGGATTGGAAAGAAGTGTTTGATTTTCTTGTTAAAGATCCTACTTTTGTTCCTCTCAAttctgatgaagatgatgatcaAGTTATTCAATGGTCTAATCCATCCCTTCC ATATCCCCCACAATTCAG GGCTATAGTTGATGAGTATCTTGAAGAGATGGAAAAGTTGGCCTTTAAGTTGCTGGAGCTAATAGCATTGAGCTTAGGACTTGAAGCAAATAGGTTTGAAGAATTCTTCAAACTTCAAACTAGCTTTATTAGATTCAATCACTATCCTCCATGCCCTTATCCTCACCTAGCTCTTGGCGTCGGACGACACAAAGATCCCGGTGTCTTAACTATTCTTGCCCAAGATGATGTTGGAGGACTTGAAGTGAAGCGTAAATCAGATCAAGAGTGGGTTCTTGTGAAACCTACTTCAGATGCTTACATTATTAACGTTGGTGATATCATTCAG GTTTGGAGCAATGATGCATATGAGAGTGTGGAACACAGAGTAATGGTTAACTCTCAAAGAGAAAGGTTTTCAattcctttctttttcttccctGCACATGACACTGAAGTCAAGCCTTTGGAGGAGCTGATAAATGATGAAAATCCTTTAAAATATAGACCTTACAATTGGGGCAAGTTTCTTATCAACAGAAAGAGTAGCAATTTCCAGAAGAAAAAAGCGGAGAACGTACAAATTTATGACTATAAGATAGCTTAA